A single region of the Aeromonas hydrophila subsp. hydrophila ATCC 7966 genome encodes:
- a CDS encoding luciferase-like monooxygenase, producing MSAIPYSVLDLVPVAEGSQPAESFRRSLDLARHAERLGYCRYWLAEHHNMPGIASAATSVLIGHLAGGTNTLRIGAGGIMLPNHSPLVIAEQFGTLASLYPDRIDLGLGRAPGTDQRTMRALRRQRSGEVDDFPADVRELIDYFGDEAGAVQAVPGQGLHLPIWLLGSSLYSAQLAAAMGLPFGFASHFAPAMLLQALEIYRAQYRPSARWPKPHAVVCINMIAADSEREARFQFTTLQQQFLRLHRGNAGKLPAPVIELGEEWSERELLAMEQTLARSLVGNPDQIRHSLKALLAETRADELMFNGPIVDHQARLRSFEIAAELMQAL from the coding sequence ATGTCTGCCATCCCCTATTCCGTACTCGATCTGGTGCCCGTGGCCGAAGGCTCCCAGCCGGCCGAGTCGTTTCGCCGCTCGCTGGACCTGGCCCGTCATGCCGAACGCCTGGGCTATTGCCGCTACTGGCTGGCGGAGCACCACAACATGCCGGGCATCGCCAGCGCCGCCACCTCGGTGCTGATCGGTCATCTGGCCGGCGGGACCAATACCCTGCGCATCGGGGCGGGCGGCATCATGCTGCCGAACCACTCGCCGCTGGTCATCGCCGAGCAGTTCGGCACCCTGGCGTCGCTCTATCCGGATCGCATCGATCTCGGGCTTGGCCGTGCGCCGGGCACCGATCAGCGCACCATGCGGGCGCTCAGACGCCAGCGCAGCGGCGAGGTGGATGACTTCCCGGCCGATGTGCGCGAGCTGATAGATTACTTTGGCGATGAAGCAGGGGCGGTGCAGGCGGTACCTGGGCAGGGGCTGCATCTGCCCATCTGGCTGCTGGGCTCCAGCCTCTACAGCGCCCAGCTGGCGGCGGCCATGGGGCTACCGTTCGGCTTTGCCTCCCACTTCGCCCCCGCCATGCTGCTGCAGGCGCTGGAGATCTACCGCGCCCAGTATCGCCCCTCCGCCCGCTGGCCCAAGCCCCATGCGGTGGTCTGCATCAACATGATCGCCGCCGACAGCGAGCGAGAGGCGCGCTTCCAGTTCACCACCCTGCAGCAGCAGTTCCTGCGCCTGCATCGCGGCAACGCAGGCAAGCTGCCGGCCCCCGTCATCGAGCTGGGGGAGGAGTGGTCGGAGCGCGAGCTGCTGGCCATGGAGCAGACCCTGGCCCGTTCGCTGGTGGGCAACCCGGACCAGATACGTCACAGCCTCAAGGCGTTGCTGGCGGAAACCCGGGCCGACGAGCTGATGTTCAACGGTCCCATCGTCGATCATCAGGCTCGTCTGCGCTCTTTCGAGATTGCCGCCGAGTTGATGCAGGCGCTATAA
- a CDS encoding 2TM domain-containing protein has product MIVRKLRLQRGWSQEQLAAFTGLSVRTIQRIEQGQQPGLESLKALAAVFELEVAQLDGTSQQEHEMKGSDTMERDEIRVSVEERAAMRYVEGLKGFYYHIASYLLVICGLFVINYLSNPGYIWAWWPALGWGLGLISHAINLFQPFKLFGPEWERQQIEKRLGRKL; this is encoded by the coding sequence ATGATCGTCAGGAAGTTGAGATTGCAGCGGGGCTGGTCACAGGAGCAGTTGGCCGCCTTTACCGGCCTGAGCGTTCGCACCATTCAGCGGATCGAGCAGGGCCAGCAGCCCGGACTGGAATCCCTCAAGGCCCTGGCCGCCGTCTTTGAGCTCGAGGTGGCGCAACTTGACGGTACAAGCCAACAGGAGCACGAGATGAAAGGGAGTGACACGATGGAACGGGATGAGATACGGGTATCGGTAGAGGAGCGGGCCGCCATGCGCTATGTGGAGGGGCTCAAGGGCTTCTATTACCACATCGCCAGCTACCTGCTGGTGATTTGCGGGCTGTTTGTCATCAACTACCTGAGCAACCCGGGCTATATCTGGGCCTGGTGGCCAGCGCTGGGCTGGGGGCTGGGACTGATCTCCCATGCCATCAACCTGTTCCAGCCGTTCAAGCTGTTTGGCCCCGAGTGGGAGCGGCAGCAGATCGAGAAACGGTTGGGGCGCAAGCTCTAG